ATCGAGAAGCCGACACCGATCGAACCCGACTGGCCCGACGAGCTGCCCGCCGACGCGATGGCGACGTTGATGCCGATCAGGTCGCCGGCGGAGTCGACGAGTGCGCCGCCGGAGTTGCCGGGGTTGATGGCGGCGTCGGTCTGGATGACGGCGATCTTGATGGTCTCGCTCGTGCCGGTGCCGCCGGTGCCCTGGCCGAAGTCGAAGAAGAACGGCGTCTCGCTGTCGTCGCCGGTGTCGCCCGAGTCGGAGCCGTCGCTGGAGTCGGGCGCCGCCGACGACTGGATCTCAATGGACCGGTTCAGCGCGCTCACGATGCCGGTGGTGACGGTGTTCGAGAGCCCGAGCGGCGCACCCACGGCGACGGTCTCGTCGCCGACGTTGAGCGATGACGAGTCGCCGAACTCGATCGGGGTCAGATCCGTCGCGTCGGTCAGCTTGATGACGGCCAGGTCGTAGGTCGGATCGGTGCCGACCACGGTCGCGTCGTACACGCGGCCGTCGCTGGTGGTGACCGTGATGGCGGCGCTGCCGGTGGCGCCGTCGAGCGTCACGACGTGCGTGTTCGTGACGACGTACCCGTCGCTGGAGAGCACGACGCCCGAGCCGGTGCCGCTGCTGCTGTCGCTGCTGGCGTAGATCGTGACGACGCTCGGCACGACCTTCGCGGCGATGGCGGCGGTCTGGTTGACCGAGTCGGTGTCGTTGACCGTCACCGTCACGGGGCCGGATGCCGGGGCCGAGGCGGTCGTCGAGAACAGGTTCACGCCGGCGTAGGCGCCGCCGAGGCCCGCGGCCCCGCCGACGAGGGCGGCTGCCACGATGAGGGCGGCGACCTTGCCGGCGCCGGACTTCTGCTTCGGCTCGGGCTCTGCGGCCGTGAGCGTGGCGCCCTCGAGCGGCGTCGTCGCGTGCGTGTCGGCGGAGGACGTCGGCTGACCGAAGGCGCCGGTGTAGGCCTGCCCGGCGTAGCCGGGTGCCGGAGCGGGCTGCGCGGCGGTGTGCCCGGTGGGGGCTGCGTAGCCCTGCGGGTGCGCGTACGCGGCGCCCGGCGCGTAGCCGGCCGGCGGGGCGGGCGCGGCGGGCGCTGCCGGAGGGGCGGATGCCGCGGGCGCGGTCCATCCGCCCTGGGGCGCAGGCGGCATGGGAGGCACGGGCGGCACGTCGGGGGTCCGGGCGGGTCCGGCGCCGCCCGCGTCCGACGGCGCGGCCTCGTGGGCCGCCGCGGGCGTCTGGGGGTGCTGTTCTTCGGGGCGC
This region of Microbacterium thalassium genomic DNA includes:
- a CDS encoding S1C family serine protease, producing the protein MSDNQGERPEEQHPQTPAAAHEAAPSDAGGAGPARTPDVPPVPPMPPAPQGGWTAPAASAPPAAPAAPAPPAGYAPGAAYAHPQGYAAPTGHTAAQPAPAPGYAGQAYTGAFGQPTSSADTHATTPLEGATLTAAEPEPKQKSGAGKVAALIVAAALVGGAAGLGGAYAGVNLFSTTASAPASGPVTVTVNDTDSVNQTAAIAAKVVPSVVTIYASSDSSSGTGSGVVLSSDGYVVTNTHVVTLDGATGSAAITVTTSDGRVYDATVVGTDPTYDLAVIKLTDATDLTPIEFGDSSSLNVGDETVAVGAPLGLSNTVTTGIVSALNRSIEIQSSAAPDSSDGSDSGDTGDDSETPFFFDFGQGTGGTGTSETIKIAVIQTDAAINPGNSGGALVDSAGDLIGINVAIASAGSSSGQSGSIGVGFSIPSDIVQRITDDIIADGTASHGLLGASVQSAAYVDGVDITGAYVAEVTEGGGAANAGIQSGDIITGFNGVPITDAVDLTAQVRAAAAGSAATVTYVRGDESFTVDVTLGSLTQ